Proteins encoded within one genomic window of Brienomyrus brachyistius isolate T26 chromosome 22, BBRACH_0.4, whole genome shotgun sequence:
- the galr2b gene encoding galanin receptor 2b — protein sequence MSDLEDFGKMGGQWNASESYQFNPASVIVSVVFSLIFLLGTVGNSLVLAVLFRNGQMGYNSTNLFILNLSVADFFFIIFCVPFQATIYSLEGWVFGSFMCKAVHFFINLTMYASSFTLAAVSVDRYLAIRYPLRSRELRTPCNAVVAMVVIWGLSLVFAGPYLSYYDLIDFANGNVCVPGWEEYDRKVLDTCTFVFGYVIPVLIVSLSYTRTIKFLWTAVDPLDGMTESKRAKRKVTKMIIIVTVLFCICWLPYHMVILCYLYGDFPFNQTTYAFRLLSHCMAYANSCLNPIVYALVSKHFRKGFKKVFSCLLSKNGRNKVHVVHVANTAPGFEAGSTEVSHMNEENACQDACEMGARPRPAPENSGLTISLPIPRPS from the exons ATGTCTGACCTCGAGGACTTCGGCAAAATGGGGGGGCAGTGGAATGCATCCGAGAGCTACCAGTTCAACCCAGCCAGTGTCATTGTGTCGGTGGTCTTCTCGCTGATCTTCCTCCTGGGCACGGTGGGCAACAGTCTGGTGCTGGCTGTGCTCTTTCGCAACGGCCAGATGGGCTACAACAGCACCAACCTGTTCATCCTCAACCTCAGTGTGGCCGACTTCTTCTTCATCATCTTCTGCGTGCCCTTCCAGGCCACCATCTACTCGCTAGAGGGCTGGGTCTTCGGCTCCTTCATGTGCAAAGCCGTGCACTTCTTCATCAACCTCACCATGTACGCCAGCAGCTTCACGCTCGCCGCCGTCTCTGTCGACAG GTATCTAGCTATTCGCTATCCATTGCGGTCCCGGGAACTTCGGACGCCTTGCAACGCTGTGGTTGCCATGGTGGTGATCTGGGGGCTCTCCCTAGTGTTCGCCGGACCCTACTTGAGCTACTACGACCTCATCGATTTTGCCAACGGCAACGTGTGCGTCCCCGGCTGGGAGGAATACGACCGCAAAGTGTTGGACACGTGCACATTTGTGTTCGGCTATGTGATCCCAGTTCTGATAGTTAGCCTTTCCTACACCAGGACCATCAAATTTCTGTGGACAGCCGTAGACCCTCTGGATGGCATGACGGAATCTAAGAGGGCCAAGAGGAAGGTAACCAAGATGATCATCATCGTCACCGTGCTCTTCTGCATCTGTTGGCTGCCCTATCACATGGTCATCCTGTGCTACCTGTATGGTGACTTCCCCTTCAACCAGACCACCTACGCCTTCCGACTGCTCTCCCACTGCATGGCCTACGCCAACTCCTGCCTCAACCCCATCGTCTACGCCCTGGTGTCCAAGCACTTCCGCAAGGGCTTCAAGAAGGTATTCAGCTGCCTCCTCAGCAAGAACGGAAGGAACAAGGTGCACGTCGTGCATGTAGCCAACACCGCGCCCGGGTTCGAGGCCGGATCCACTGAGGTATCTCACATGAACGAGGAGAACGCCTGTCAGGATGCTTGTGAGATGGGAGCCCGCCCCCGCCCAGCTCCGGAAAACTCCGGGCTCACCATCAGCCTGCCGATACCAAGACCATCCTGA